One Brachyspira hampsonii genomic window, TCATCAGGAATATTAAAATCTTCTTTATCAAAGATATTTTTTCCGCTGAATTTTATATGATCATCAAAAAGATTAACTTCAAGTATTGAATATATTTGATTATATGTGTTACTTAACTGAGAGTTTCCATTAATATCCATTAACAATGAATTTTTTGATAAAGATAAATTAGTTATTGGATTTTTATCTTCTCCTATGTATATATTTCCATTTTCTATTCTAAATACGACATGAGTGTAGCTTCCATTTGTAAATTCATGTTCATGATAGTATCGGCCGTCATATCCTTTTAGAAAGTTTGATATTTCTACAGCATCTGTTTTTATTTCTTTGGTATTATTACCTGAACATCCAGTAATAAATATAATCATTACTAATGACATAATTAATAAAAATTTTTTAATCATTTTTACTCCTTTGTAAATTAAAATATTATTTTTTAAATAATATGTTAATATTGTAAAAAAATCAATATCATTATTTGTTATAATAATTTAATTATTTATTTTTATGAAATAATTTTTAGTATCTATTTAATTCAATAGCTGTACCATCTGGTTTTGTATATACTGCTTTGCTTTTATCATCATTAAATACAAATTTATGCTCTTTTGTACCTTCTCTCGAAGAATACTGATATATAGTTAAAGTATTTCCAATGATAACAGGTGTATAGCTATATGGCACAGTATTTAATTGAGCATCAGTAGTTGTTATTGTTAAAGTTGTGCTGCTATCTGTTGATTTATATGTACCGCTATATGGGCTAAATAGATTGTATTTTGTTAAAGTTTCATACTGTAATTGATTATTAATCCAAGTATTGCCAAATATTAATTTATAATCTTGATTTTCATCTTTATTATAAAAATGAAGTTCTTGTTTACTTGAAGTTCCTCCGGTTTGTTTATATGTTATTATTAATACATTATTACTTAATTCTGCTTTTGAATAATTGATTTTAAAATTATCATCCATATACACTTGTCCGGCTGTATCTATAAGTATATAATATTTTTTAGTATCATCATAGTCATAATAGTAGTAGTTTCCTGAATAAGTTATTAATTCTGATATAGGGTCTCCGATTTTTGTCTCATAGCCTATGGTTGGTTTTTGATAATTTTCTTTGTGGAATATTGCATTTGCAAAGAGATAAATATTTCCATCGCTTCCGAAATTAAAAGTATACATTTCATCATTCATATCATACCCTAAATTAATACCGGGACTTTCAGGCTTACCTTCTATATATATTTGAAGTTTATTTCCTACTAAAGTTTTCATTGTTGCTTCAACTTTGGTACCATATCCATTATATATTAAATCGCCGTCTATTATATATCTAAGCCCAAGACTATTATCCTCGTATCTTGAATAATAAGTTCCGTTATGATTTTTTATAAATTCAGATATTTGTGCTTGATCTGTTATTATAATTTCTTCTGGCTGAGTACTTTGATTTTCTGTAGGATCTATAAAACTTCCATCTCCAATATTAATTTCCTTTTCTGGATTTGGGTCTGTTATTGTTGCTGAACAATTTAACATTAATAGAGATATAAATATTGTTAATAAAATTTTTTTAATCATAATTTTCTCCTAACAAAAATTATTGAAAATATAAAATAAGTTTATATAGTATTTAAATATTATTTTTACGAATATGTTAAGAAAATAAATATTATTGATATATAGCAATATTATCATAAATAAAATTTACCTTACTATAATCTATATTATAATGATATAATAGGTTTATTAAAAGTCAATAATGAATATTCATTTTTTATAAACTATAATTGGTATATTTGTTAATTTATCCATTTTTGTGTTTGAATTATAAATTAAAAAATAGTAAAATATATTGACATTATTTTTTTATTTGCTATAATAGTAATATACATAATTAAATACTCATGAGGGAGTAATTGGCGTATTTCACGTGGCAAAGCCAACATCGCAGCTCTTAATTGGTAGAGTTTGGTTAGCCTTAATTAATGAGACTCAAGTATAAATAAATCTTTAAAGATTAGTGTAATCTTCTATTCTTTGATGATTTATTTATGCATGAGTCTTTTTTTATGCATTTTATTTTTAATAATTAAATAGGAGGTAATTTATGAATGGTTTTTTAGGAAGTAAAGAAGATATTCTTAAAGAACTCAAAGTTGATTCTAAAATTGGGTTAACTGAAGACGGCAGAAAAACTAGTTTAGAAAAATATGGTGCCAATAGTTTTACAAAAGAAAAAGGGGCTACTTTAATTCAAAAAATATTAGAAGCATTGAAAGAACCTATGATATTAATGCTTATATTTGCAGGCATTATAGCAATAGGTGTAAATACTTTAGCATATTTTAATGGAGGACATGCTGACTTTTTAGAATGTTTGGGTATATTTTTGGCTATAAGTTTATCTATTACTATTACTATAGTTATGGAAGGTAAAAGTGCCAAAGCATTTGAAGCATTGAATAGTATTAATGAGGATATTAGAGTAAAAGTTATAAGAGACGGAAATATAGAAATAATCAATCAGAAAGATTTGCTTGTAGGAGATATTGCTTTTATAGAAACAGGAAATAAACTTCCGGCTGACGGCAGATTATTAGAAAGCGTATCTCTTAATATTGATGAATCAGCTTTAACAGGAGAAAGTGAGCCTGTAGAAAAAGATGCTGAAGCTATACTCACAGATGAAAAAACTCCTGTAGCTGAGAGAATAAATATGGCTTATTCGGGTTCATTTGTTACTACAGGTAATGGTAAAATGGTAGTTACCTCTGTAGGAGATGCCACAGAGTTTGGTAAAATAGCTAGAGAGCTTTCAAAAACAAAGAAAACTTCTACTCCTTTACAGGAAAAACTCGCTCTTTTAGGAAAAAGAATAGCGGCATTTGGTATAACTGCTGCTGTAATAGTATTTATTATTCAAGTAGTTAATTTTATAAGAACAGGTAATGCTAGTTTTGATACTATTTCTGAAGCGTTTATTACAAGTATAGTTTTGATTGTAGCATCTGTACCAGAGGGACTTCCTACAATAGTTGCAGTTTCTCTTTCTATAAACATTATAAAAATGGCTAGACAAAATGCTTTAGTAAAAAAGATGGTGGCATGTGAGACTATAGGAAGTGTAAATGTTATTTGTTCTGATAAGACTGGTACTCTTACAGAAAATAAAATGACATTAAATAAATTATTTGCTAATGGTGAATATATAGAGCCTGAAAATATTAAAAATGAAAAGATTATAAAAAACTTTGCTATCAACTCTACAGCAGATGTTGATTATAAAGATAATCAGGCTAAGTTTTTGGGAAACCCTACAGAATGTGCATTACTTGTAGCAGCAAGCAAGTCTGGATTTAATTATAAAGAGATAAGAGAGAAATCAAAAATAATATATGAATATCCTTTCTCATCAGATACAAAAAACATGACAACAGTTGCCAAGATAGATAATGAAACTATTGTATTTACAAAAGGAAGCCCTGAAAAAATAATGGCTATGTGCAGTATAGGTGATGCTGAGAAAAAAGGTATTGAAGAGGCAATAGAAAAATTCCAAAATGAAGCGAAAAGGGTAATAGCATTTGCTCACAAGATAGTAGATGATAATGTTGAAAATAATAGAGAAAAACTTGAAAGTAATATGATATATGACGGATTTGTAGCAATATCAGACCCTGTAAGAAAAGAGGTTTATGATGCTGTTGAACAATGCAGAAGTGCTGGAATAAACATAAAAATGCTTACAGGTGATAATATAGTTACAGCAACTGCTATAGCTAGAGAATTAAAAATACTTAATGAAAACAGCATAGTTCTTGAGGCAAAAGATATTGATGCTATGGACGACAGCACATTAAAACAAAATTTAAGTAAGATATCAGTTATAGCAAGAAGCACTCCTACAGTAAAAATGCGTGTAGTTAATGCCATAAAAGAGATGGGGAATGTAGTTGCTGTTACAGGAGATGGTATTAATGATGCTCCTGCGATTAAAAATGCCGATGTTGGCGTTGCTATGGGTATAACAGGTACAGAAGTATCAAAAGAGGCTAGCGATATAGTTCTTCTTGATGATTCATTTGCTACTATTGTTAAAGCTGTTCAATGGGGACGAGGAATCTATGATAATTTCCAGAGATTTATACAGTTTCAGCTTACAGTTAATTTAGCTTCTGTAGTGGTTGTTCTCATTTCTACATTGACAGGTTTGAAATCGCCTTTTTCTGCCATACAGTTATTATGGATAAACATTATTATGGACGGACCTCCAGCTATAGCTTTGGGACTAGAACCTATAAGAGACAACTTGATGAAAAGGATGCCTACAAAAAGAAATGCAAGTATCGTAACTAAAAAGATGATATTTAAAATAGTATTTTCAGCTACCATTATGATAGTATTATTTATGCTTCAAAGCAAATTAAATATACTTAATGTTACAGAGGCAGAACAGCCCACAGTATTATTTGCCATGTTTGTAATGTTCCAGATATTTAATTCTTTTAATAGCAGAGAATTAGGATTTGACAGCGTATTTAAATACTTTTTGAATAATAAATTAATGCTTTTAAGTATGGGTATTACTTTTGTATTACAGATATTAGCAACTCAGTATGCTGGCGGATTTTTTAATACTGTACCTTTAAGCGTAGATACTTGGTTAAAAACGGTAGGAATTTCAGTTATTGTTATTTTAGTTGCAGAAATTTTTAAAATATTTGCTA contains:
- a CDS encoding calcium-translocating P-type ATPase, PMCA-type, producing MNGFLGSKEDILKELKVDSKIGLTEDGRKTSLEKYGANSFTKEKGATLIQKILEALKEPMILMLIFAGIIAIGVNTLAYFNGGHADFLECLGIFLAISLSITITIVMEGKSAKAFEALNSINEDIRVKVIRDGNIEIINQKDLLVGDIAFIETGNKLPADGRLLESVSLNIDESALTGESEPVEKDAEAILTDEKTPVAERINMAYSGSFVTTGNGKMVVTSVGDATEFGKIARELSKTKKTSTPLQEKLALLGKRIAAFGITAAVIVFIIQVVNFIRTGNASFDTISEAFITSIVLIVASVPEGLPTIVAVSLSINIIKMARQNALVKKMVACETIGSVNVICSDKTGTLTENKMTLNKLFANGEYIEPENIKNEKIIKNFAINSTADVDYKDNQAKFLGNPTECALLVAASKSGFNYKEIREKSKIIYEYPFSSDTKNMTTVAKIDNETIVFTKGSPEKIMAMCSIGDAEKKGIEEAIEKFQNEAKRVIAFAHKIVDDNVENNREKLESNMIYDGFVAISDPVRKEVYDAVEQCRSAGINIKMLTGDNIVTATAIARELKILNENSIVLEAKDIDAMDDSTLKQNLSKISVIARSTPTVKMRVVNAIKEMGNVVAVTGDGINDAPAIKNADVGVAMGITGTEVSKEASDIVLLDDSFATIVKAVQWGRGIYDNFQRFIQFQLTVNLASVVVVLISTLTGLKSPFSAIQLLWINIIMDGPPAIALGLEPIRDNLMKRMPTKRNASIVTKKMIFKIVFSATIMIVLFMLQSKLNILNVTEAEQPTVLFAMFVMFQIFNSFNSRELGFDSVFKYFLNNKLMLLSMGITFVLQILATQYAGGFFNTVPLSVDTWLKTVGISVIVILVAEIFKIFARMIKR